In Phocoena phocoena chromosome 12, mPhoPho1.1, whole genome shotgun sequence, the following proteins share a genomic window:
- the CLDN20 gene encoding claudin-20, with protein MISAGLQLLAFALALSGVSGVLMATLLPNWKVNVDPGANIITAIVQLQGLWMDCTWHSTGMFSCTLKYSVLALPTHVQAARAAMVLACVLSAVGMCTATIGMKCTRLGGDRETKSYACFAGGVCLMSAGISGLIPTVWYTKEIIANFVDVTVPESNKHEPGGAVYIGFISAMLLFISGMIFCIKKDSEVWLHPSKQQHVPTTQPEDRSAYSLKDYV; from the coding sequence ATGATCTCGGCGGGTCTCCAGCTCCTTGCTTTTGCCCTGGCCTTATCTGGGGTCTCTGGAGTGCTCATGGCCACCCTGCTGCCCAACTGGAAGGTGAATGTGGACCCGGGCGCCAACATCATCACAGCCATCGTGCAGCTGCAAGGGCTGTGGATGGACTGCACGTGGCATAGCACCGGGATGTTCAGCTGTACCCTGAAGTACTCCGTCCTGGCCCTCCCCACCCACGTGCAGGCCGCTCGGGCCGCCATGGTCCTGGCCTGTGTCCTGTCTGCTGTGGGGATGTGCACCGCCACAATCGGGATGAAATGCACTCGCTTAGGAGGGGACAGGGAAACCAAGAGTTACGCTTGTTTTGCTGGGGGAGTCTGCCTCATGTCTGCGGGGATCTCTGGTTTAATACCGACGGTGTGGTACACGAAGGAGATCATAGCCAACTTTGTGGATGTGACAGTTCCAGAAAGCAACAAACATGAACCCGGAGGAGCTGTCTACATTGGATTCATTTCGGCCATGCTGCTGTTTATCTCTGGCATGATTTTCTGTATAAAAAAGGATTCGGAGGTTTGGCTCCACCCATCCAAGCAGCAGCACGTCCCCACCACACAGCCAGAGGACCGTTCAGCATACAGCCTGAAGGATTATGTGTGA